One window of the Triticum dicoccoides isolate Atlit2015 ecotype Zavitan chromosome 3B, WEW_v2.0, whole genome shotgun sequence genome contains the following:
- the LOC119275636 gene encoding beta-glucosidase 32-like isoform X3 — MAPLLWFLLLLRVAALPEDAATLTRRDFPDGFIFGAGTSAYQVEGAAAEDGRKPSIWDTFTHQVMMTGYSADKSTGDVAADQYHHYKDDVKLMHDLGLDAYRFSISWPRLIPDGRGEINLKGLEYYNNLIDELTRHGIQPHVTIYHFDLPQSLQDEYNGLLSPRFIDDYTMYADTCFKSFGDRVKHWVTINEPNVETLGGFDSGTWPPRRCSHPFGTNCTGGNSTTEPYIAAHHLLLAHASAVSLYRDKYQATQKGHIGITLLTGWYAPATNASQDAVAATRMNDFHIGWFMHPLVYGDYPPVMKIRVGARLPNVTVEQSKKLSGSFDFIGLNHYAVFPTLADETAFNLKQRDYFADGGVANPTKYILEVSTEAKYLFSNHSTYQLCHGYGDAPKTPGKIEYDDDNRSKILQNYLEVLYLSIRNGSNVQGYFVWSFVDVFEFLFGNRMRFGLCGVDMSTAGRKRYVRNSARWYSGFLNGGELRSVSPLSKAYGAA, encoded by the exons ATGGCGCCGCTGCTCTGGTTTCTGCTCCTCCTCCGAGTCGCCGCCCTGCCGGAAGACGCCGCCACGCTCACCCGCCGTGACTTCCCAGACGGGTTTATCTTCGGCGCAGGCACCTCGGCCTACCAG GTGGAAGGGGCGGCTGCAGAAGATGGAAGGAAACCTAGCATCTGGGACACCTTCACTCATCAAG TGATGATGACAGGTTATTCTGCTGACAAGTCTACCGGGGATGTTGCAGCGGATCAGTATCATCACTACAAG GATGATGTCAAGCTTATGCACGACCTGGGTCTAGATGCGTACAGATTCTCCATCTCATGGCCGCGGCTTATCCCAG ATGGAAGAGGAGAAATCAATCTGAAGGGCTTGGAGTACTACAATAACTTAATTGATGAACTGACACGGCATG GCATACAACCTCATGTCACCATCTACCATTTCGATCTCCCTCAGTCCCTTCAGGATGAGTACAACGGACTGCTCAGCCCCAGATTCAT AGACGATTACACCATGTACGCGGACACCTGCTTCAAAAGCTTTGGGGACAGGGTGAAGCACTGGGTCACCATCAACGAGCCCAACGTCGAAACGCTAGGCGGCTTTGACAGCGGCACTTGGCCACCACGACGTTGTTCTCATCCTTTCGGCACAAATTGTACTGGTGGGAACTCCACGACGGAGCCGTATATAGCTGCTCACCATCTCCTGCTTGCACATGCCTCGGCAGTGTCCCTGTATAGAGACAAGTACCAG GCAACTCAAAAGGGGCATATAGGAATTACTCTCTTGACCGGGTGGTATGCGCCTGCTACCAATGCATCCCAGGATGCTGTTGCTGCAACAAGGATGAATGACTTTCACATTGGATG GTTCATGCATCCTTTGGTGTATGGGGACTACCCACCGGTAATGAAGATAAGGGTTGGTGCACGGTTGCCGAATGTGACGGTGGAGCAGTCGAAGAAACTCTCCGGCTCATTCGACTTCATCGGCTTGAACCACTACGCTGTTTTTCCAACGCTGGCCGACGAGACTGCCTTCAATCTGAAGCAGAGGGACTACTTCGCCGATGGAGGAGTTGCAA ATCCGACGAAATACATCCTAGAGGTAAGCACCGAAGCAAAGTATCTCTTCAGCAATCACAGCACATATCAGCTGTGTCACG GATATGGAGACGCCCCCAAAACCCCAGGCAAGATCGAATACGATGACGATAACAGATCAAAGATTCTGCAAAATTACTTGGAAGTTCTCTACCTGTCCATAAG GAACGGATCAAATGTGCAGGGATACTTTGTTTGGTCGTTCGTTGATGTGTTCGAGTTCCTGTTCGGCAACCGCATGCGCTTCGGGCTGTGCGGTGTCGATATGAGCACGGCGGGGAGGAAGAGGTACGTGAGGAACTCTGCGCGCTGGTACTCCGGCTTCCTCAACGGCGGTGAGCTGCGGTCGGTGTCGCCATTGAGCAAAGCCTACGGGGCCGCATGA
- the LOC119275636 gene encoding beta-glucosidase 32-like isoform X2 has translation MAPLLWFLLLLRVAALPEDAATLTRRDFPDGFIFGAGTSAYQVEGAAAEDGRKPSIWDTFTHQGYSADKSTGDVAADQYHHYKDDVKLMHDLGLDAYRFSISWPRLIPDGRGEINLKGLEYYNNLIDELTRHGIQPHVTIYHFDLPQSLQDEYNGLLSPRFIDDYTMYADTCFKSFGDRVKHWVTINEPNVETLGGFDSGTWPPRRCSHPFGTNCTGGNSTTEPYIAAHHLLLAHASAVSLYRDKYQATQKGHIGITLLTGWYAPATNASQDAVAATRMNDFHIGWFMHPLVYGDYPPVMKIRVGARLPNVTVEQSKKLSGSFDFIGLNHYAVFPTLADETAFNLKQRDYFADGGVANPTKYILEGQNEYAPWALGELLEHVKLKYGNPAIMIHENGYGDAPKTPGKIEYDDDNRSKILQNYLEVLYLSIRNGSNVQGYFVWSFVDVFEFLFGNRMRFGLCGVDMSTAGRKRYVRNSARWYSGFLNGGELRSVSPLSKAYGAA, from the exons ATGGCGCCGCTGCTCTGGTTTCTGCTCCTCCTCCGAGTCGCCGCCCTGCCGGAAGACGCCGCCACGCTCACCCGCCGTGACTTCCCAGACGGGTTTATCTTCGGCGCAGGCACCTCGGCCTACCAG GTGGAAGGGGCGGCTGCAGAAGATGGAAGGAAACCTAGCATCTGGGACACCTTCACTCATCAAG GTTATTCTGCTGACAAGTCTACCGGGGATGTTGCAGCGGATCAGTATCATCACTACAAG GATGATGTCAAGCTTATGCACGACCTGGGTCTAGATGCGTACAGATTCTCCATCTCATGGCCGCGGCTTATCCCAG ATGGAAGAGGAGAAATCAATCTGAAGGGCTTGGAGTACTACAATAACTTAATTGATGAACTGACACGGCATG GCATACAACCTCATGTCACCATCTACCATTTCGATCTCCCTCAGTCCCTTCAGGATGAGTACAACGGACTGCTCAGCCCCAGATTCAT AGACGATTACACCATGTACGCGGACACCTGCTTCAAAAGCTTTGGGGACAGGGTGAAGCACTGGGTCACCATCAACGAGCCCAACGTCGAAACGCTAGGCGGCTTTGACAGCGGCACTTGGCCACCACGACGTTGTTCTCATCCTTTCGGCACAAATTGTACTGGTGGGAACTCCACGACGGAGCCGTATATAGCTGCTCACCATCTCCTGCTTGCACATGCCTCGGCAGTGTCCCTGTATAGAGACAAGTACCAG GCAACTCAAAAGGGGCATATAGGAATTACTCTCTTGACCGGGTGGTATGCGCCTGCTACCAATGCATCCCAGGATGCTGTTGCTGCAACAAGGATGAATGACTTTCACATTGGATG GTTCATGCATCCTTTGGTGTATGGGGACTACCCACCGGTAATGAAGATAAGGGTTGGTGCACGGTTGCCGAATGTGACGGTGGAGCAGTCGAAGAAACTCTCCGGCTCATTCGACTTCATCGGCTTGAACCACTACGCTGTTTTTCCAACGCTGGCCGACGAGACTGCCTTCAATCTGAAGCAGAGGGACTACTTCGCCGATGGAGGAGTTGCAA ATCCGACGAAATACATCCTAGAG GGCCAGAATGAGTATGCTCCTTGGGCTCTAGGAGAGCTACTGGAGCACGTAAAACTCAAGTATGGAAACCCTGCAATCATGATCCATGAAAATG GATATGGAGACGCCCCCAAAACCCCAGGCAAGATCGAATACGATGACGATAACAGATCAAAGATTCTGCAAAATTACTTGGAAGTTCTCTACCTGTCCATAAG GAACGGATCAAATGTGCAGGGATACTTTGTTTGGTCGTTCGTTGATGTGTTCGAGTTCCTGTTCGGCAACCGCATGCGCTTCGGGCTGTGCGGTGTCGATATGAGCACGGCGGGGAGGAAGAGGTACGTGAGGAACTCTGCGCGCTGGTACTCCGGCTTCCTCAACGGCGGTGAGCTGCGGTCGGTGTCGCCATTGAGCAAAGCCTACGGGGCCGCATGA
- the LOC119275636 gene encoding beta-glucosidase 32-like isoform X1: MAPLLWFLLLLRVAALPEDAATLTRRDFPDGFIFGAGTSAYQVEGAAAEDGRKPSIWDTFTHQVMMTGYSADKSTGDVAADQYHHYKDDVKLMHDLGLDAYRFSISWPRLIPDGRGEINLKGLEYYNNLIDELTRHGIQPHVTIYHFDLPQSLQDEYNGLLSPRFIDDYTMYADTCFKSFGDRVKHWVTINEPNVETLGGFDSGTWPPRRCSHPFGTNCTGGNSTTEPYIAAHHLLLAHASAVSLYRDKYQATQKGHIGITLLTGWYAPATNASQDAVAATRMNDFHIGWFMHPLVYGDYPPVMKIRVGARLPNVTVEQSKKLSGSFDFIGLNHYAVFPTLADETAFNLKQRDYFADGGVANPTKYILEGQNEYAPWALGELLEHVKLKYGNPAIMIHENGYGDAPKTPGKIEYDDDNRSKILQNYLEVLYLSIRNGSNVQGYFVWSFVDVFEFLFGNRMRFGLCGVDMSTAGRKRYVRNSARWYSGFLNGGELRSVSPLSKAYGAA, encoded by the exons ATGGCGCCGCTGCTCTGGTTTCTGCTCCTCCTCCGAGTCGCCGCCCTGCCGGAAGACGCCGCCACGCTCACCCGCCGTGACTTCCCAGACGGGTTTATCTTCGGCGCAGGCACCTCGGCCTACCAG GTGGAAGGGGCGGCTGCAGAAGATGGAAGGAAACCTAGCATCTGGGACACCTTCACTCATCAAG TGATGATGACAGGTTATTCTGCTGACAAGTCTACCGGGGATGTTGCAGCGGATCAGTATCATCACTACAAG GATGATGTCAAGCTTATGCACGACCTGGGTCTAGATGCGTACAGATTCTCCATCTCATGGCCGCGGCTTATCCCAG ATGGAAGAGGAGAAATCAATCTGAAGGGCTTGGAGTACTACAATAACTTAATTGATGAACTGACACGGCATG GCATACAACCTCATGTCACCATCTACCATTTCGATCTCCCTCAGTCCCTTCAGGATGAGTACAACGGACTGCTCAGCCCCAGATTCAT AGACGATTACACCATGTACGCGGACACCTGCTTCAAAAGCTTTGGGGACAGGGTGAAGCACTGGGTCACCATCAACGAGCCCAACGTCGAAACGCTAGGCGGCTTTGACAGCGGCACTTGGCCACCACGACGTTGTTCTCATCCTTTCGGCACAAATTGTACTGGTGGGAACTCCACGACGGAGCCGTATATAGCTGCTCACCATCTCCTGCTTGCACATGCCTCGGCAGTGTCCCTGTATAGAGACAAGTACCAG GCAACTCAAAAGGGGCATATAGGAATTACTCTCTTGACCGGGTGGTATGCGCCTGCTACCAATGCATCCCAGGATGCTGTTGCTGCAACAAGGATGAATGACTTTCACATTGGATG GTTCATGCATCCTTTGGTGTATGGGGACTACCCACCGGTAATGAAGATAAGGGTTGGTGCACGGTTGCCGAATGTGACGGTGGAGCAGTCGAAGAAACTCTCCGGCTCATTCGACTTCATCGGCTTGAACCACTACGCTGTTTTTCCAACGCTGGCCGACGAGACTGCCTTCAATCTGAAGCAGAGGGACTACTTCGCCGATGGAGGAGTTGCAA ATCCGACGAAATACATCCTAGAG GGCCAGAATGAGTATGCTCCTTGGGCTCTAGGAGAGCTACTGGAGCACGTAAAACTCAAGTATGGAAACCCTGCAATCATGATCCATGAAAATG GATATGGAGACGCCCCCAAAACCCCAGGCAAGATCGAATACGATGACGATAACAGATCAAAGATTCTGCAAAATTACTTGGAAGTTCTCTACCTGTCCATAAG GAACGGATCAAATGTGCAGGGATACTTTGTTTGGTCGTTCGTTGATGTGTTCGAGTTCCTGTTCGGCAACCGCATGCGCTTCGGGCTGTGCGGTGTCGATATGAGCACGGCGGGGAGGAAGAGGTACGTGAGGAACTCTGCGCGCTGGTACTCCGGCTTCCTCAACGGCGGTGAGCTGCGGTCGGTGTCGCCATTGAGCAAAGCCTACGGGGCCGCATGA